A part of Larkinella insperata genomic DNA contains:
- the nth gene encoding endonuclease III: MQKKERFRLFLDYFITNFPEPKTELHYGNPYELLVAVILSAQCTDKRINQVTPKLFERFPDPESLAAASVEEVFGYIRSVSYPNNKAKHLVGMAKVLTEQFGSEVPAKVEELQKMPGVGRKTAHVITSLIFNQPTMAVDTHVFRVSHRLGLVPITATTPLAVEKALMPYIPKEYVPKAHHWLILHGRYVCIARTPKCAECALSHFCKYYESLERGLRRVKGEPS, translated from the coding sequence ATGCAAAAGAAAGAGCGCTTTCGCCTGTTTCTCGATTACTTCATTACGAACTTTCCGGAACCAAAGACTGAACTCCACTACGGCAATCCGTATGAATTACTGGTCGCGGTTATCTTATCGGCCCAATGCACCGATAAGCGGATTAATCAGGTGACTCCCAAATTATTCGAGCGGTTTCCCGACCCCGAATCACTCGCAGCTGCGTCGGTTGAGGAGGTTTTTGGCTACATCCGGAGCGTGTCCTATCCGAACAACAAAGCCAAGCACTTAGTCGGTATGGCGAAGGTGCTGACCGAACAGTTTGGTTCGGAAGTCCCGGCAAAAGTGGAAGAGTTGCAGAAAATGCCGGGGGTTGGCCGCAAAACTGCCCACGTTATTACGTCCCTGATTTTTAACCAACCGACAATGGCCGTTGATACGCACGTTTTTCGTGTGTCGCACCGACTGGGGCTGGTTCCTATAACTGCCACCACACCTTTGGCCGTTGAGAAAGCCCTGATGCCTTACATCCCGAAGGAGTACGTTCCCAAGGCGCACCACTGGCTGATTCTGCACGGACGGTACGTGTGCATTGCCCGCACTCCAAAGTGTGCCGAATGCGCCCTGTCGCACTTCTGCAAGTATTACGAGAGTCTTGAACGGGGGCTACGCCG
- a CDS encoding RNA polymerase sigma factor — MDKLQVSDSELISLYIRGSEKAFEKLVQRHKSKVYTTIYLIVKDQYVAEDLMQDTFIKAVETLKSGKYNEEGKFLPWIIRIAHNLAIDFFRKEKRYPNVVFEDGSNVFNTLEFAEDSIESVQIKQETHEHLRELIQRLPEQQRQVLIMRHYEEMSFQEIADATGVSINTALGRMRYALINLRKQLSKRSPYYDTNLYQR; from the coding sequence ATGGACAAATTGCAGGTTAGCGACAGTGAGCTTATATCCCTGTACATCCGCGGTAGTGAAAAAGCCTTCGAGAAGTTGGTTCAGCGCCATAAATCGAAAGTTTATACCACGATTTATCTGATTGTAAAAGACCAGTACGTTGCCGAAGATTTAATGCAGGACACCTTTATCAAGGCCGTCGAAACCCTTAAATCTGGTAAGTACAACGAAGAGGGGAAATTTTTACCCTGGATTATTCGGATCGCTCACAACCTGGCTATTGATTTTTTTAGGAAGGAAAAACGCTACCCCAATGTAGTGTTTGAAGATGGTAGTAATGTGTTTAACACGCTGGAATTTGCCGAAGATTCAATTGAGTCGGTGCAGATCAAGCAGGAGACACATGAACATCTGCGTGAGCTGATTCAACGGCTGCCCGAGCAGCAACGTCAGGTTCTGATTATGCGGCATTACGAGGAAATGAGTTTCCAAGAAATTGCCGATGCAACCGGAGTCAGTATCAATACGGCATTGGGGAGAATGCGTTATGCTTTAATCAATTTGCGAAAGCAACTAAGCAAACGTTCCCCATACTATGATACAAATCTTTACCAACGATGA